One Chaetodon trifascialis isolate fChaTrf1 chromosome 12, fChaTrf1.hap1, whole genome shotgun sequence DNA window includes the following coding sequences:
- the gli2a gene encoding zinc finger protein GLI2a codes for METSAPTATEKKECKGSGLDGSSFSEIPKKPSPTTLTRGAHHLFPTFHTPIPIDMRHHEGRYHYEPHPLHAMHGPPGLTGSPVISDISLIRLSPHAAPGTGESPFSPPHPYVSPHMEHYLRSVHGSPTLSMISAARGLSPAEVTHEHLKDRALFSLPPPPPGANPTEYYHLMASQRSPYGDLLMQSGAAAAAAAAAAAAAGHLPDYISPVDVSRFSSPRLTPRLSRKRALSISPLSDASIDLQTMIRTSPNSLVAYINNSRSSSAASSSYGHLSVGGISPSFSFPHHINPVAYQQLLSQQRGLNAFGHTPPLIQPSPSSFSARQHPLTASAMSTSHNSSGSEANQNASGDPAVSSTVNPLTNKRSKVKTEAEGPVPISPSSQDHGGGILDLSEDLDKDECKQEPEAIYETNCHWEGCSKEYDTQDQLVHHINNDHIHGEKKEFVCRWEECSREQKPFKAQYMLVVHMRRHTGEKPHKCTFEGCSKAYSRLENLKTHLRSHTGEKPYVCEHEGCNKAFSNASDRAKHQNRTHSNEKPYVCKIPGCTKRYTDPSSLRKHVKTVHGPEAHVTKKQRGDAPPRLQPPKGSENEANSKLSAKGVDGKIEANSTSRGVEDCLQVKSIKTENSMTYQSSPGGHSSCSSEPSPLSSANNNDSGVEMAMHSGGSFGDLSAQDECPMVDSTVPAGGQQAGVGLQLRKAVSHGGAVTIKLENIKKERLKTVRDSCPWVSSAPQPLQGQRNNMKLPPIPAVGSLLENSNVMSNLSSLYPGQRMGDPSSCEVTLLNQLNERRDSTTSTISSAYTMSRRSSGISPCYSSRRSSETSQFGANRHNNISSADSYDPISTDLSRRSSEASQCGGGGVSGGGGGGLPSLLSLTPAQHYRLKAKYAAAIGGAPPTPLPNMDRMSLRTRMALYSDSQEGSSHPFHQPPSGAVPRRCSDIGYGTQSMMPHEVPANLPRRASDPVRRPSLDPLSFPRVQRYNSMNSMNPMNGPAAERHQALAMQGYTRSDGSLQRYPFAPRPPSISENVAMENMAVDGMMIGGEQSGEDDMVLPDDVVQYLRSQNSGPSSHNLGQVDYHSNNQTQGYQTGMGPPASFYAQRRMAMVDGTMTQSGQDMQTCQMGPGGSQQPFSPPSDNMCKNNMPVQWNEVSSGTVDTTTKLSKQQQNPFRGNLAVVQQRHNFGSLQGQGQGLGSNQQVVPMSQNMSMQGYVNHNSQRLMNISHQQHQQQQQKQCNNVNFSEQMSPQQGFGQEAIPNSISGSTSVRPTRNIMAEPELQSHRVRTQADGYSHVNQVDPPQNYSVLSQQQQQQQQQHNIHNGLRGMLQPRPPTEPKSIARQYTGSSMMQPSRIPKSSDLSPSRGTDTSEASPKRPSGSAAHNSNSENPNSAVFYTGQVQMFEPTSVTFDAPMSPCASQAPPSNTTAAANMASPGVNLVSSSTADSSTGGSGGPEHAQIDFDTMLDDGDHSSLMSGTLSPGLLQSLSQNSSRLTTPRNSVTLASVPAGIGNMAIGDMNSMLTALAEESKFLNMIS; via the exons ACCTCCAGGACTGACGGGCAGCCCGGTCATctcagatatttccctcatcCGTCTGTCACCCCACGCGGCGCCCGGGACGGGTGAATCACCGTTCAGCCCTCCACATCCCTACGTCAGCCCCCACATGGAGCATTACCTCCGCTCGGTGCACGGCAGCCCCACCCTCTCTATGATCTCAGCGGCCCGGGGATTGAGCCCTGCCGAGG tgacccaCGAACACCTAAAGGACCGCGCCCTGTTCAgtctcccccctcctccgccGGGGGCCAACCCCACAGAGTACTACCACCTGATGGCCAGCCAGAGGAGCCCCTACGGTGACCTGCTGATGCAGAGCGgtgcagcggcggcggcggcggctgcaGCGGCGGCGGCTGCGGGTCATCTGCCAGATTACATCAGCCCTGTGGATG tTTCACGATTCTCCAGCCCACGACTGACACCGCGACTGAGCAGGAAGAGGGCGCTGTCCATCTCCCCGCTGTCAGACGCCAGCATCGACCTGCAGACCATGATCCGCACCTCGCCCAACTCCCTGGTGGCCTACATCAACAACTCCCGCTCCAGCTCGGCCGCCAGCAGCTCCTACGGGCACCTTTCGGTCGGAGGGATCAG CCCCTCGTTCAGCTTCCCCCATCACATCAACCCCGTGGCGtaccagcagctgctgtcccAGCAGAGGGGTCTCAACGCCTTCGGCCACACGCCTCCTCTCATTCAACCGTCGCCGTCCTCGTTCTCTGCTCGCCAGCACCCGCTCACCGCTTCAGCCATGTCCACCTCCCACAACAGCTCCGGCTCTGAGGCCAACCAG AACGCCAGTGGAGACCCAGCAGTGAGCAGCACAGTCAACCCGCTGACCaacaagaggtcaaaggttaagaCGGAAGCAGAGGGTCCGGTGCCCATCTCTCCGTCCTCTCAG GACCACGGCGGGGGGATCTTGGACCTGAGTGAGGATCTGGATAAAGACGAGTGCAAACAGGAGCCCGAGGCCATTTATGAGACCAACTGCCACTGGGAGGGCTGCAGCAAGGAGTACGACACCCAGGACCAACTCGTTCAT CACATCAACAACGACCACATCCACGGCGAGAAGAAGGAGTTTGTGTGTCGCTGGGAGGAGTGTTCGCGGGAGCAGAAGCCCTTCAAGGCTCAGTACATGCTGGTGGTCCACATGAGGCGTCACACCGGGGAGAAGCCGCATAAATGCACA tttgaGGGCTGTTCAAAAGCCTACTCTCGCCTGGAGAACCTCAAGACCCACCTCAGGTCCCACACCGGGGAGAAGCcctatgtgtgtgaacatgaagGCTGCAACAAGGCCTTCTCCAACGCCTCAGACCGGGCCAAGCACCAGAACCGCACACACTCTAATGAG AAACCATATGTGTGTAAGATCCCGGGCTGTACCAAGCGCTACACGGACCCCAGCTCTCTCAGGAAGCATGTTAAGACAGTCCACGGACCCGAAGCCCACGTCACCAAGAAACAACGAGGCGACGCACCTCCGAGGCTGCAGCCGCCCAAAGGCAGCGAGAACGAGGCGAATTCCAAGCTGAGCGCTAAAGGCGTGGACGGCAAGATCGAGGCCAACAGCACCTCTAGAGGAGTGGAGGACTGCCTACAAGTCAAATCTATCAAGACCGAGAACTCTATG acatATCAGTCCAGTCCTGGTGGCCACTCATCATGCAGCAGTGAGCCGTCGCCTCTCAGCAGCGCCAACAACAACGACAGTGGGGTAGAGATGGCCATGCACAGCGGGGGCAGCTTCGGGGACCTCAGTGCACAGGATGAGTGCCCCATGGTTGACTCCACTGTTCCTGCTGGGGGACAGCAGGCTGGGGTGGGGCTTCAGTTGAGGAAAGCCGTGAGTCATGGTGGCGCCGTCACCATCAAGCTGGAGAACATCAAAAAAGAAAGGCTGAAAACAGTGAGGGACTCCTGCCCCTGGGTCAGCTCTGCACCACAGCCACTGCAGGGCCAACGCAACAACATGAAGCTGCCTCCCATACCTGCAGTTG GTTCCCTGCTGGAGAACTCCAACGTGATGAGCAACTTGAGCAGTTTGTATCCTGGCCAACGAATGGGTGACCCGTCTTCATGTGAAGTCACACTGCTGAACCAGCTGAATGAGCGCCGTgacagcaccaccagcaccatcagctcAGCTTACACCATGAGTCGGCGCTCCTCTGGTATTTCACCCTGCTATTCCAGCCGCCGCTCGAGTGAGACGTCCCAGTTTGGTGCTAACCGGCACAACAATATCAGTTCTGCTGACTCCTATGACCCAATCTCCACTGATCTGTCTCGTCGCTCCAGCGAGGCCAGCCAgtgtggaggtggtggtgtcagtggaggagggggaggaggtcTCCCAAGCCTCCTTAGTCTGACACCAGCTCAGCATTATCGACTCAAGGCAAAATACGCTGCTGCCATCGGTGGAGCTCCACCTACTCCACTCCCCAATATGGATCGAATGAGCCTGAGGACCCGCATGGCACTCTACAGTGACTCCCAGGAAGGCTCGTCCCACCCATTCCACCAGCCACCTTCTGGAGCTGTGCCTCGGCGATGCAGTGATATTGGATATGGCACACAGAGCATGATGCCCCATGAGGTACCAGCCAACCTTCCCCGTCGTGCCAGTGATCCAGTGCGTCGTCCCTCACTGGACCCTCTCTCCTTTCCAAGGGTTCAACGCTATAACAGCATGAACAGCATGAATCCCATGAATGGTCCAGCAGCTGAACGCCACCAGGCACTGGCTATGCAGGGATACACTCGCTCTGATGGCAGCCTACAACGCTACCCATTTGCCCCCAGACCACCTAGCATTTCTGAGAATGTAGCTATGGAGAACATGGCAGTAGATGGGATGATGATTGGGGGGGAACAGAGTGGGGAGGATGATATGGTGCTTCCTGATGATGTGGTACAGTACCTCAGGTCCCAGAATTCTGGTCCCTCAAGTCACAACTTGGGGCAAGTGGACTACCATTCCAACAATCAGACTCAGGGCTACCAGACAGGCATGGGCCCACCGGCATCATTTTATGCACAGAGGAGGATGGCCATGGTGGATGGCACAATGACTCAATCTGGTCAGGACATGCAGACCTGCCAGATGGGTCCTGGTGGCTCCCAGCAACCCTTCTCACCACCGTCGGACAACATGTGCAAGAACAACATGCCAGTGCAGTGGAACGAGGTGAGCTCAGGGACTGTGGACACCACAACCAAGCTTTCCAAACAACAGCAGAACCCTTTCAGAGGGAATCTAGCTGTTGTTCAGCAGAGGCACAACTTTGGTTCCTTGCAGGGACAAGGTCAGGGCCTGGGCAGCAACCAGCAGGTAGTGCCTATGAGTCAGAATATGTCTATGCAGGGGTATGTGAACCACAACAGCCAGAGGCTGATGAACATCTCccaccagcagcatcagcaacagcaacagaagCAGTGCAACAATGTGAACTTTAGTGAGCAAATGAGTCCTCAGCAAGGGTTTGGTCAAGAGGCAATCCCAAATTCTATATCCGGGAGCACTAGTGTGAGACCAACCCGGAACATTATGGCAGAACCAGAACTGCAAAGTCACAGAGTAAGGACACAGGCTGATGGGTATTCTCATGTGAACCAAGTGGACCCGCCACAAAATTACAGCGTtctttcccagcagcagcagcagcagcagcagcagcacaatatTCATAACGGGCTCAGAGGAATGTTACAACCCAGGCCTCCCACAGAACCCAAGTCCATTGCCAGACAATACACAGGGTCTAGCATGATGCAACCGAGTCGAATACCCAAGTCTTCTGATTTGAGCCCCAGTCGTGGTACTGACACCTCAGAGGCGAGCCCAAAGAGGCCCAGTGGGTCAGCAGCCCACAATAGCAACTCTGAAAATCCGAACTCTGCTGTGTTCTACACAGGTCAGGTTCAAATGTTTGAACCAACTTCTGTCACCTTTGATGCCCCTATGTCCCCCTGTGCTAGCCAGGCTCCTCCCAGCAACACCACTGCTGCAGCCAACATGGCCTCACCAGGAGTCAACCTGGTCTCCAGCAGTACGGCGGATTCTTCTACTGGTGGATCTGGTGGTCCGGAGCATGCCCAGATCGACTTTGACACAATGCTAGATGATGGGGACCACTCCAGCCTAATGTCAGGCACCCTGAGTCCTGGCCTTCTGCAGAGCCTCTCCCAGAATTCCTCACGTCTCACCACCCCCCGCAACTCTGTCACCCTCGCATCTGTACCGGCAGGGATTGGCAATATGGCCATCGGTGACATGAACTCTATGCTCACAGCCTTGGCTGAAGAAAGCAAGTTCCTCAACATGATAAGCTGA